From a region of the Aquipuribacter hungaricus genome:
- a CDS encoding GAF domain-containing protein, producing the protein MPDARAAAARLERLLVANRLVAEDLELSTVLRHVVEAATDMVGAAYGAIGTVGSDGRLDELIEAGPDEVAATQRSRRPARGSPAVEDDPRPAWMTAPTPARPAGADDGVATSSFLGVPVRVRDELFGYLYLADPRPAAFTPADQGLLEALAATAGVSIAHARLLDESLRRETWSAAYAQITQELLTDDDPGDALQLVARRVLELARADLVAVVLPVEAGAPDGELAVHRAAGRSSESLVAVRFPAAGTLAGTSMRTGRPQLRDSWGTVALLASAVLGPVMAVPLVAAGGVRGSLLVARDEAGRRFSQGDLDVVASFAGQAALALERADARQVRLRAQELEERERIAGDLHDHVVQRLFAAGLNIQSVCTALGPGAHTDRLSSQIDEIDATIRQIRTTIFGLHRAPGSEPGLRAQVLDVVAATTVLLPGPPEVTLRGPLDLLVPEPVRGDLLAVVREGLTNVGRHACARRVDVLVTAGPRRLTVEVLDDGRGLAGAGPSSGLRNLARRAEALDGRFEVVARAGGGTRLSWSVPLPGAEGGGRGPP; encoded by the coding sequence GTGCCTGACGCGCGGGCGGCGGCGGCGCGGCTGGAGCGCCTCCTGGTGGCCAACCGGCTCGTCGCCGAGGACCTGGAGCTGTCGACGGTCCTCCGGCACGTCGTGGAGGCCGCGACCGACATGGTGGGCGCCGCCTACGGCGCGATCGGGACGGTGGGCTCGGACGGCCGCCTGGACGAGCTCATCGAGGCGGGGCCGGACGAGGTCGCCGCGACCCAGCGGTCACGCCGCCCGGCCCGCGGCAGCCCTGCCGTCGAGGACGACCCCCGGCCGGCCTGGATGACGGCGCCGACGCCCGCGCGGCCGGCCGGCGCCGATGACGGCGTCGCCACGAGCAGCTTCCTCGGTGTCCCCGTGAGGGTGCGCGACGAGCTGTTCGGCTACCTGTACCTCGCCGACCCCAGGCCCGCGGCGTTCACCCCGGCCGACCAGGGGCTGCTGGAGGCGCTGGCGGCCACGGCCGGGGTGTCGATCGCCCACGCCCGCCTGCTGGACGAGTCGCTGCGGCGCGAGACGTGGTCGGCCGCCTACGCGCAGATCACGCAGGAGCTGCTGACCGACGACGACCCCGGCGACGCCCTCCAGCTGGTCGCCCGGCGCGTCCTGGAGCTGGCCCGTGCCGACCTCGTCGCCGTGGTCCTGCCCGTCGAGGCAGGGGCACCCGACGGCGAGCTCGCCGTCCACCGTGCCGCGGGCAGGAGCAGCGAGAGCCTGGTCGCGGTCAGGTTCCCGGCCGCGGGCACGCTCGCGGGCACCTCGATGCGGACAGGCAGGCCCCAGCTGCGGGACAGCTGGGGGACGGTCGCGCTGCTCGCCTCGGCGGTGCTCGGACCGGTGATGGCGGTACCGCTCGTGGCGGCCGGCGGCGTGCGGGGCAGCCTGCTCGTGGCTCGTGACGAGGCCGGGCGCCGCTTCTCCCAGGGCGACCTCGACGTCGTCGCGTCCTTCGCGGGGCAGGCGGCGCTCGCCCTGGAGCGGGCCGACGCCCGGCAGGTACGGCTGCGGGCCCAGGAGCTCGAGGAGCGGGAACGCATCGCCGGCGACCTCCACGACCACGTGGTGCAGCGGCTCTTCGCCGCGGGGCTGAACATCCAGAGCGTGTGCACGGCCCTGGGGCCGGGAGCGCACACCGACCGGCTGAGCAGCCAGATCGACGAGATCGACGCGACCATCCGGCAGATCCGCACCACCATCTTCGGGCTGCACCGGGCGCCGGGGAGCGAGCCGGGGCTGCGGGCGCAGGTCCTCGACGTCGTCGCGGCGACCACGGTCCTGCTGCCCGGCCCGCCGGAGGTCACCCTGCGCGGGCCGCTGGACCTGCTCGTGCCCGAGCCGGTGCGCGGCGACCTGCTCGCGGTGGTCCGGGAAGGGCTGACCAACGTGGGACGCCACGCCTGCGCCCGGCGCGTGGACGTGCTCGTCACGGCCGGGCCACGACGGCTGACGGTCGAGGTGCTGGACGACGGCAGGGGCCTGGCCGGTGCCGGGCCGTCCAGCGGGCTCCGGAACCTCGCCCGGCGCGCGGAGGCGCTGGACGGCCGCTTCGAGGTGGTGGCCCGCGCAGGGGGCGGGACCCGGCTCTCCTGGTCGGTCCCCCTGCCCGGTGCCGAGGGCGGGGGCCGGGGCCCGCCCTGA
- a CDS encoding response regulator — protein sequence MAAPVIRVFLLDDHEVVRQGLRALLEGAGDIEVVGESGSAVEATRRIPALRPDVAVLDGRLGDGSGIEVCREVRSQDPTIRALVLTSYDDDEALFAAIMAGAAGYLLKEIKGTDLVEAVRQVAGGRSLIDPALVARVLDRVRNPAAVAPELSSLTEQERRLLGHITEGLTNRQIAAQMGLAEKTVKNYVSNILTKLGLDSRTQAALMATRLRHAP from the coding sequence ATGGCGGCGCCAGTGATCCGGGTGTTCCTGCTCGACGACCACGAGGTCGTCCGGCAGGGGCTTCGCGCCCTGCTCGAGGGTGCCGGCGACATCGAGGTCGTCGGCGAGTCCGGCTCGGCGGTCGAGGCCACCCGCCGCATCCCCGCGCTGCGTCCCGACGTCGCCGTCCTCGACGGCCGCCTCGGGGACGGCTCCGGCATCGAGGTCTGCCGGGAGGTCCGCTCGCAGGACCCCACGATCCGGGCCCTCGTCCTCACCTCCTACGACGACGACGAGGCCCTGTTCGCCGCCATCATGGCCGGCGCCGCCGGCTACCTGCTCAAGGAGATCAAGGGCACCGACCTCGTCGAGGCCGTCCGCCAGGTCGCCGGGGGCCGCTCCCTCATCGACCCGGCCCTCGTCGCCCGCGTCCTGGACCGGGTCCGCAACCCCGCCGCCGTGGCCCCCGAGCTCTCCTCGCTCACCGAGCAGGAGCGCAGGCTGCTGGGCCACATCACGGAGGGCCTCACCAACCGCCAGATCGCGGCGCAGATGGGCCTGGCGGAGAAGACCGTGAAGAACTACGTCTCCAACATCCTCACCAAGCTCGGCCTGGACAGCCGCACCCAGGCCGCCCTCATGGCCACCAGGCTCCGGCACGCCCCGTAG
- a CDS encoding BON domain-containing protein, producing the protein MRSTLHTPPRQLAHHVADELAWSPDAGAGRVTVQVSAAVVTLTGEVGSVREQGATVRAALRVRGVGGVVDLLTVGPAARSRPDADLARDATAALALAGTDAAGVLATSAGQVITLTGTVRWHFQRTDAEAAVRAVPGSAGVVNAVALVPDRPFAPLQAASSVTAALHRSAAVDADNVHVTTSGSTIELFGHVPSATQRDEAGRAAWSTPGVTDVANNLRVLDFDPED; encoded by the coding sequence ATGCGAAGCACCCTGCACACGCCGCCCCGCCAGCTCGCCCACCATGTCGCCGACGAGCTCGCCTGGTCCCCGGACGCGGGCGCCGGCCGGGTCACGGTGCAGGTGAGCGCGGCGGTGGTGACGCTGACCGGAGAGGTCGGCAGCGTGCGGGAGCAGGGCGCCACCGTGCGGGCGGCGCTGCGCGTGCGCGGCGTCGGCGGGGTCGTGGACCTGCTGACCGTCGGGCCGGCCGCCCGGTCACGACCCGACGCGGACCTCGCCCGCGACGCCACCGCGGCGCTCGCCCTCGCCGGCACGGACGCCGCGGGCGTGCTGGCCACCTCTGCCGGGCAGGTGATCACCCTGACCGGGACCGTGCGGTGGCACTTCCAGCGGACCGACGCCGAGGCGGCCGTCCGCGCCGTCCCCGGGTCTGCCGGGGTGGTCAACGCCGTCGCCCTGGTCCCCGACCGCCCGTTCGCCCCGCTGCAGGCCGCCTCCTCCGTCACCGCGGCCCTGCACCGCAGCGCCGCGGTGGACGCCGACAACGTGCACGTCACCACCAGCGGCAGCACCATCGAGCTGTTCGGGCACGTCCCCTCCGCCACCCAGCGCGACGAGGCCGGCCGCGCCGCCTGGTCGACGCCCGGCGTGACCGACGTGGCGAACAACCTCCGGGTGCTGGACTTCGACCCCGAGGACTGA
- a CDS encoding universal stress protein, with amino-acid sequence MAPQTAPGSIVVGIDGSAGSLEALDWATDQAAREHRPLTLLHGADPVAFAGGGDYPGAEHDYTGLRDEVRQRDVAMLEAATARVRARHPDVEVGSVLSGDDPRNALLQLGETAAMVVLGSRGLGPVASLLLGSVSVAVSRHATCPVVVLRPDSLAGGGVMVGVDGTEHSLPAVEFAFGMASLRGCPLTVVHCYRDPAHRPGGQVGADGGPDLGEEEALTAEALAGMGEKFPDVPVDVHLVPGRGARELLAASEGFALLVVGHHRRAPLHGLLHDPVATTLLEHARCPVAVVPSL; translated from the coding sequence ATGGCACCCCAGACGGCACCAGGAAGCATCGTGGTCGGCATCGACGGCTCGGCGGGCTCGCTCGAGGCCCTGGACTGGGCCACGGACCAGGCGGCCCGCGAGCACCGTCCCCTCACGCTGCTGCACGGCGCGGACCCGGTGGCGTTCGCGGGCGGGGGCGACTACCCGGGGGCCGAGCACGACTACACCGGCCTGCGCGACGAGGTCCGCCAGAGGGACGTCGCCATGCTGGAGGCCGCGACCGCACGGGTCCGGGCCCGCCACCCCGACGTCGAGGTGGGCAGCGTGCTCAGCGGTGACGACCCCCGCAACGCCCTGCTGCAGCTGGGCGAGACGGCGGCCATGGTGGTCCTGGGCTCCCGCGGCCTCGGCCCTGTGGCGTCCCTGCTGCTGGGGTCGGTGAGCGTCGCGGTGTCGCGGCACGCCACCTGCCCCGTGGTCGTGCTGCGACCCGACAGCCTCGCGGGCGGCGGGGTGATGGTCGGCGTCGACGGCACCGAGCACTCGCTGCCGGCCGTGGAGTTCGCCTTCGGGATGGCGTCCCTGCGCGGCTGCCCGCTGACCGTCGTGCACTGCTACCGCGACCCCGCCCACCGCCCCGGCGGCCAGGTCGGGGCCGACGGCGGCCCCGACCTCGGCGAGGAGGAGGCCCTCACCGCGGAGGCCCTCGCCGGGATGGGCGAGAAGTTCCCCGACGTCCCCGTGGACGTGCACCTGGTCCCCGGGCGCGGGGCGCGCGAGCTGCTGGCCGCGTCGGAGGGCTTCGCGCTGCTCGTCGTGGGGCACCACCGCCGGGCACCGCTGCACGGGCTGCTGCACGACCCCGTCGCGACGACGCTGCTGGAGCACGCCCGCTGCCCCGTGGCCGTCGTGCCGTCCCTCTGA
- a CDS encoding DinB family protein: protein MDDGGGTDNGDRHGITEPAHRGDEGTALLGFLQRQRGLVAWKVGGASEAALRSVATPSGLDAHGVVRHLTNVERSWLRDVFDGQEGLAFDWTDDDPDGELHVPDGVMMEQLLEDYAAEAARCDAVVAAHRLDDVSARRGYSLRWVLLHLVEETARHLGHLDLLRELADGSTGEEPAG, encoded by the coding sequence GTGGACGACGGCGGCGGGACCGACAACGGCGACCGGCACGGGATTACCGAGCCCGCGCACCGGGGGGACGAGGGCACCGCGCTGCTCGGCTTCCTGCAGCGCCAGCGCGGGCTCGTGGCCTGGAAGGTCGGTGGTGCCTCGGAGGCGGCGCTGCGGTCGGTGGCCACGCCCTCCGGCCTGGACGCGCACGGCGTGGTGCGGCACCTGACCAACGTCGAGCGCTCCTGGCTCCGCGACGTCTTCGACGGCCAGGAGGGGCTGGCCTTCGACTGGACGGACGACGACCCCGACGGCGAGCTGCACGTGCCCGACGGCGTGATGATGGAGCAGCTGCTCGAGGACTACGCGGCCGAGGCCGCGCGTTGCGACGCGGTCGTGGCCGCGCACCGGCTGGACGACGTCTCCGCCCGGCGGGGCTATTCGCTGCGCTGGGTCCTGCTCCACCTCGTCGAGGAGACGGCCCGGCACCTCGGCCACCTCGACCTGCTCCGCGAGCTTGCCGACGGCAGCACCGGCGAGGAGCCCGCCGGCTGA
- a CDS encoding GNAT family N-acetyltransferase, whose translation MTARLLLRPRRVEEADVYRRLWTERDPRVPDHRRIDASGQPDLAAIAAYLRTEQEGPGLGLLAVLRKDVGDVVGYCGLVTTGNGSPEEPELAFELLSHVHGSGYATEAGGAVVAWADRAGHERLWAGVRAWNIASRRVLVKLGFRESGQVERDPVHGDSLLMVRTAGRASR comes from the coding sequence GTGACCGCCCGTCTGCTCCTGCGTCCTCGCCGGGTCGAGGAGGCCGACGTCTACCGGCGGCTGTGGACCGAGCGGGACCCCCGGGTGCCGGACCACCGGCGGATCGATGCCTCGGGGCAGCCGGACCTGGCCGCCATCGCCGCGTACCTGCGCACGGAGCAGGAGGGGCCGGGGCTCGGCCTGCTGGCGGTGCTGCGCAAGGACGTGGGGGACGTCGTCGGGTACTGCGGGCTCGTCACGACCGGCAACGGCTCTCCGGAGGAGCCCGAGCTGGCCTTCGAGCTCCTGTCCCACGTGCACGGGTCGGGCTACGCCACGGAGGCGGGGGGGGCGGTGGTCGCCTGGGCGGACCGCGCCGGCCACGAGCGGCTGTGGGCCGGTGTCCGCGCCTGGAACATCGCCTCCCGGCGGGTGCTGGTCAAGCTCGGCTTCCGCGAGAGCGGCCAGGTCGAACGCGACCCCGTGCACGGTGACAGCCTGCTCATGGTGCGGACCGCGGGACGGGCCTCCCGGTAG
- a CDS encoding DNA-binding protein yields MPTPLDALPQVGAPATRALEGAGYTSLGQLAGVPRSDLSRLHGVGPRALAVIEAELEQQDLRLA; encoded by the coding sequence GTGCCCACGCCGCTGGACGCGCTGCCCCAGGTCGGAGCCCCCGCGACGCGCGCCCTCGAGGGTGCCGGGTACACCTCCCTCGGACAGCTGGCCGGCGTGCCCCGGTCCGACCTGTCCCGGCTCCACGGGGTCGGGCCCAGGGCGCTGGCGGTCATCGAGGCCGAGCTCGAGCAGCAGGACCTCCGGCTCGCCTGA
- a CDS encoding class I SAM-dependent methyltransferase — MPSPGTEDPTAATGYDSFAAAYARANESSLHNRYYERPAMVRLAGDVEGHRVLDAGCGSGPLGAALREKGAVVTGFDSSPAMVELARQRLGADADLHVADLGGPLPFDDGTFDDVVASLVLHYLQDWVAPLRELRRVLRSDGRVVLSVPHPSVYLVNYGGSTYFDVTRYSEEFTFDGQDAVLTYWHRPLHAMSDAFTEAGFRIALLSEPPFDADTPRELLPEHLRDRTAFVCFLFVVLEPC; from the coding sequence ATGCCCTCCCCCGGCACCGAGGACCCGACCGCAGCCACCGGCTACGACAGCTTCGCGGCGGCGTACGCCCGGGCCAACGAGTCCAGCCTGCACAACCGCTACTACGAACGACCGGCCATGGTCCGGCTCGCCGGCGACGTCGAGGGGCACCGCGTCCTCGACGCCGGCTGCGGGTCCGGCCCCCTGGGCGCGGCGCTGCGGGAGAAGGGGGCGGTCGTCACCGGCTTCGACTCCAGCCCCGCCATGGTCGAGCTGGCCCGGCAGCGGCTCGGCGCGGACGCCGACCTCCACGTCGCCGACCTCGGCGGGCCGCTCCCCTTCGACGACGGCACCTTCGACGACGTGGTCGCCTCGCTGGTCCTGCACTACCTCCAGGACTGGGTGGCCCCGCTGCGAGAGCTGCGGCGGGTCCTGCGCAGCGACGGTCGGGTCGTCCTCTCGGTGCCCCACCCGAGCGTCTACCTCGTCAACTACGGGGGCAGCACGTACTTCGACGTGACCCGGTACTCGGAGGAGTTCACCTTCGACGGCCAGGACGCGGTCCTCACGTACTGGCACCGTCCGCTGCACGCCATGTCCGACGCGTTCACCGAGGCCGGCTTCCGGATCGCGCTCCTCAGCGAGCCGCCCTTCGACGCCGACACCCCCCGGGAGCTGCTCCCCGAGCACCTGCGCGACCGGACGGCGTTCGTCTGCTTCCTCTTCGTCGTCCTCGAACCGTGCTGA
- a CDS encoding winged helix DNA-binding domain-containing protein codes for MSAGGPVLGLRELNRALMARQLLDSRSGMGALPAVAHLVGIQAQAVRPPYVGLWTRLDGFALDDLERLLLDRSVVRVALMRSTLHLVTAQDCLALRPLLAEQLARVARGQFGRQVAGVDLAELARLTTALVEERPLGFAELGERLQQAWPDRDAGALAQTARNLVPLVQVPPRGLWGSTAPPTHTTVTSWLGQAEDTGPSLEDYVLRYLSAYGPASVQDMQKWSGLTRLQAVVTRLAPQLRTSRDDRGRTLYDLAGAEPAEPDRELPVRYLSEFDDALLGHVDRRRVLAEEHGAQVFTTGGIIRATVLVDGFVAGTWRFETSGSRPGITVRPFAPLPATTQAQLAEEGARLLRAVDADTSDDPRVRFESPA; via the coding sequence GTGAGCGCCGGCGGTCCCGTGCTCGGGCTGCGGGAGCTCAACAGGGCCCTGATGGCGCGGCAGCTGCTCGACAGCCGGTCGGGCATGGGTGCCCTGCCGGCCGTCGCGCACCTGGTGGGCATCCAGGCCCAGGCGGTGAGACCGCCGTACGTCGGGCTGTGGACCCGCCTAGACGGCTTCGCCCTCGACGACCTGGAGCGGCTGCTCCTGGACCGCAGCGTGGTCCGCGTCGCCCTGATGCGCTCGACCCTGCACCTGGTCACCGCGCAGGACTGCCTGGCGCTCCGGCCGCTGCTGGCGGAGCAGCTCGCACGGGTCGCACGGGGGCAGTTCGGGCGGCAGGTCGCCGGCGTCGACCTGGCCGAGCTGGCGCGGCTCACGACCGCCCTCGTGGAGGAGCGGCCGCTGGGCTTCGCCGAGCTCGGCGAGCGTCTGCAGCAGGCCTGGCCCGACCGGGACGCCGGCGCGCTGGCGCAGACCGCCCGGAACCTCGTGCCGCTGGTGCAGGTGCCGCCCCGCGGGCTCTGGGGCAGCACCGCGCCCCCGACGCACACCACCGTCACCTCGTGGCTCGGGCAGGCGGAGGACACTGGCCCGTCGCTGGAGGACTACGTGCTGCGGTACCTCTCGGCGTACGGCCCGGCCAGCGTGCAGGACATGCAGAAGTGGTCGGGCTTGACCCGCCTCCAGGCAGTGGTCACGCGGCTGGCCCCGCAGCTGCGCACCTCCAGGGACGACCGGGGCCGCACGCTGTACGACCTGGCCGGCGCGGAGCCGGCCGAGCCGGACCGGGAGCTCCCGGTGCGGTATCTGTCGGAGTTCGACGACGCGCTGCTCGGCCACGTCGACCGGCGACGCGTCCTCGCGGAGGAGCACGGCGCGCAGGTCTTCACCACCGGCGGCATCATCCGGGCGACGGTGCTCGTGGACGGGTTCGTCGCGGGCACCTGGCGCTTCGAGACCAGCGGGTCGCGGCCCGGGATCACCGTCCGCCCCTTCGCGCCCCTCCCCGCCACGACGCAGGCACAGCTGGCCGAGGAGGGCGCGAGGCTGCTCAGGGCAGTGGACGCCGACACCTCCGACGACCCTCGCGTGCGGTTCGAGAGCCCGGCGTAG
- a CDS encoding TrkH family potassium uptake protein has protein sequence MVVRAGRGARGRRAVEWVETRLGTPLRLIPVGFAAAVAVATLVLMSPWATADGSSAPFLVAVFTATSAVCVTGHIVVDTPVYWSTAGEAAILLFVQLGGLGVATLATLLALLVARKVGLQDRLRAAAGTSADALADARAVVLGIVTTSLVIEVVVAVCLSLRFWLGYGEPPGRALWLGVFHSVSAFNNAGFSLFSDNLVGFDDDAWVTGPVMVAVVLGGIGFPVLREVLRRHRPGRWSVHTRLTLLTTGVLLLLGALVFVVLEWQHEPTSGDGSVADRLWIPLFMSVTARTAGFNTIDYGQATEASLFVTNLLMIVGGGSGGTAGGIKVGTLAVLVAAVVAEARGDSDTDVMGRRVPPQVLRQALAVLALTLAVVVTASTVLLRIADATTAQVVFEVVSATATVGLSTGITADLPALGKWVLIVCMFVGRIGPVALVSALALRDRSKLYRLPETRPLIG, from the coding sequence GTGGTCGTGCGTGCGGGTCGGGGTGCGCGCGGCAGGCGCGCGGTGGAGTGGGTCGAGACGCGGCTGGGTACCCCGCTGCGGCTCATCCCGGTCGGGTTCGCCGCCGCGGTCGCCGTCGCGACCCTGGTGCTGATGAGCCCCTGGGCCACCGCCGACGGGTCCTCCGCGCCGTTCCTGGTCGCGGTGTTCACGGCCACGTCGGCCGTGTGCGTCACCGGGCACATCGTGGTGGACACCCCCGTGTACTGGTCCACGGCGGGCGAGGCGGCGATCCTGCTGTTCGTCCAGCTGGGCGGCCTCGGCGTCGCCACCCTGGCCACGCTCCTGGCGCTGCTCGTGGCCCGGAAGGTCGGGCTGCAGGACCGGCTGCGCGCCGCGGCGGGCACGTCCGCGGACGCCCTGGCCGACGCCCGGGCGGTGGTGCTGGGCATCGTGACCACCTCGCTGGTCATCGAGGTGGTCGTCGCCGTGTGCCTGTCCCTCCGCTTCTGGCTCGGCTACGGCGAGCCGCCCGGCAGGGCGCTGTGGCTGGGGGTGTTCCACTCCGTGTCCGCGTTCAACAACGCCGGGTTCTCGCTGTTCAGCGACAACCTCGTGGGCTTCGACGACGACGCCTGGGTGACCGGGCCGGTCATGGTCGCCGTCGTCCTGGGAGGCATCGGCTTCCCCGTCCTGCGGGAGGTGCTGCGGCGGCACCGGCCGGGCCGCTGGTCGGTGCACACCCGGCTCACCCTGCTCACGACCGGCGTCCTCCTGCTGCTCGGAGCGCTCGTCTTCGTGGTGCTGGAGTGGCAGCACGAGCCGACCAGCGGGGACGGGTCGGTCGCCGACCGGCTCTGGATCCCGCTCTTCATGTCGGTCACGGCCCGCACCGCCGGCTTCAACACCATCGACTACGGCCAGGCGACCGAGGCGTCGCTGTTCGTCACCAACCTGCTGATGATCGTCGGCGGCGGCTCGGGCGGCACGGCCGGCGGCATCAAGGTCGGGACCCTCGCGGTGCTGGTGGCCGCCGTCGTCGCCGAGGCCAGGGGAGACTCCGACACCGACGTCATGGGCCGCCGCGTCCCGCCGCAGGTGCTCCGGCAGGCGCTGGCCGTGCTGGCGCTCACCCTCGCCGTCGTGGTCACGGCCTCCACGGTGCTGCTCCGCATCGCCGACGCCACGACCGCGCAGGTCGTGTTCGAGGTGGTGTCCGCCACCGCCACGGTGGGGCTGTCCACGGGCATCACCGCCGACCTGCCCGCGCTGGGCAAGTGGGTGCTCATCGTCTGCATGTTCGTCGGGCGCATCGGCCCCGTCGCCCTGGTCAGCGCCCTGGCCCTGCGCGACAGGAGCAAGCTCTACCGGCTGCCCGAGACCCGTCCGCTCATCGGGTAG